DNA sequence from the Pomacea canaliculata isolate SZHN2017 linkage group LG7, ASM307304v1, whole genome shotgun sequence genome:
ATGGAGCATCGATGCAAGAGGAGACTACAATCAAATTAACAATCAGCCAACAAATAATTTAGCTTTAATAGTTCTCGATCTTTAAGGATCTTCTTACAGCTATGATCGACTTAAggtttaaagaaatattctaatttatttatcaaaatagtACAGGCACAGTAATTAAAATAGTGCCTAAGATGAGGATAAAAGTTTCACGGAAAACGAAAACCACTTTAAAGAGCTTCATGGAAAGCTTGAAGTTGCTGATGTTAAGTCCCTTACAACAAGGGAAAGCTCAGTCGCAGTGAAGATGACGATGCTAACAGAACACAGTATCTCAGTTATGAGAGAGTTGAacaaaattttctgtttgttgttactTTTCCTTTTGCTACAGAAAACAGTGCTCGCCACTAACTGTAAGTGTTATctgcagtttatttatttattttttgacatcGACAAAATTAGTTTATTTAAGACTTTGTATTTAGCTGCAAGATAAGTAATTAACTTGAAGAGAGAAAACTATCAGTGGTAAATAGGATTTGTATGTAACAAATGCGATAACAATACTATATTAGCTTCTGTTTGACAAACACAGTTTTGGATATCAGACCGCTTGCGTGTTCTAAATGCATGTTTTTGCTTAATttcatattatttgttttcatattatATGTTGTTTATGTTACATTAAGATCAGGAACTTTTACATCTACTAAAATAGATAAAAAGTGTGATATTTTAAGCAAAAACGTAATAATTTTTCAGTATCATTACCAGAAATGAACACAGTAAAGCTCAGCTACTTTAAGAAACGCTTCGCCTTTACACAAAtcgaacaattttttttctttaaaaaatactttctttaataTAACAGTAAGAAATATGCTTGAGATGTAATGTTTGGTTTTCAATCTTTCAGGTGTGAATGAGACTTTCACTGAAGTAAGAACAGAATGGGAATACAGCTTTGCAAATATCAGTTACCGTTATAATATAACGGAGGGATCAGTCTATTCCGACAAATTTGACCTGCTGTTCGAGGTGTGCGAAGGTCAGGAAACTACACTCCACTGCACGTTTTTCTGGAGAAAACAGTCGAAAAATCCAATCGTTTTTAGGACATTGATCTCGGGGAATGAAACAATTTGTTTTGCGAGGCAGATTGACGATATCAGCACCTCTGTCACAACATATGAAATCCAGATCTCACAGCTCGTGCggcgacctctgaccttctTTAAGCTGTCCATAACTGACGAGAATAACAAAGCCGATGTATTACGTCTCATATGTGTTGAAGTACTATGTAAGTACCAGTCTGTGTAGcgaattaatttttaaaatgttaaccTATCTTGCACCTCACTTCTACTTTAATTTAGAATATATTCTAAAGCCTGTAGTCACAATTACTTTTCAAAACCAaactaaagtttaaaataagaTCACgagcataaataaatatttactaccAGTTATATTCCCTCTTTATATAGCTCCTATTAATgggttttcattttatttcattggcTATTCTTTTGTAATGTCTATGTCATAAGGGGTACTCGCTTCGGTAGATGAAGTTCTGCATGTAAGcatctgcatgcatgcacgtatttatatgtctgtctgtgtgtgtgtttgtgtttgacagACCCCCCGAGGATCACAAGTCTTACTGTGGACGACCATGAAGTTAACGGTGATTATCTGATACAAAAAGATCAGGAGGTCATCGTTACCTGCCTTTTTGACAAAGGAAACCCTCCAGTGCCTGTACGTCTGCTAAACAAACACGAGAAGCATTTGAGCAGTTCTAAAGATAGTGGACAAGTCAgcatttctgttgttgtcaggTGTGAAGATGAATGGCCAATGGTCCTGTGCAAAAGCGACGACTCGGAATACAAAAGATTTGTGTCCTTTCTTGTCAGATGTAAGAAGAACCATTCTCTAAATACATTTTCTAGAACACACGATGTTTTCATGCGAAAGACAAAAGAACAGGTGTATATCAGAAAACTCAATCAACAGAAATCAGTCTTAAATTGAAAATCAAAAAGAAGCTTTCCAGTTTTTGTGAATTGTCACTTGACTTTATTTTAGCTATAAGTCTTCTCGTCATCTAAAAgtttacaattacaaaaaaatattaagtgttTTTCAGTTTATGTTTTCGTAAATGTAAGATTTGAGTTGATTTACGAGAAGcttttgagaaaataattttatgtagTTATAGCCAATTTTTAATCAAGAAACTCACTGCGGACGGAAGAGCTAGAGGCAGTTTTACACACCGGTACGCACGAATTTTAaggattttcaaaaatttaaaaaaaaataactaaaagagctagaagaataattcaaattgataatgaaagatcaaaatgtgtaaaatttgAACAATCCTAcctgaaacttgcttgagagctcacttttattattgtaatccatacagaatcgggtagatgaagtagaaatttttttctacacgTGGTTACACAAGTTGTCACCGTACACGAAGTCCAACAAGAAGATGACTTATaggaacacattttgatctttgaaaaccaaaaagaaatgcacacacattgtccttgtccatagaaattcacaaatgatgccagaTTTTTGAAAATCCGAGGAACTAGCCGCATATTTATCGTACatcgtctcgccattttttttttcaagggaaaAGAAAAGGTTACTCTGGAAAATTGACGATAGTTAAGTCAAGACAGAGTACCTCCCTTACAAGGAaataactgtgttcagaaatgcacaagctatcgtaactaagcgatttctttaccaaaaaaagcgctgtaaacgccaaaaaaattttaaaaacacggCGGTCCTGTACGCCCGTCGAGCGGAAGTGGACTACGAGCGGTATCAGAGCCCGCAAAGGAGGTGAAGAGTACGTTGTTGAGTAAATTAATAGCTAAGACAAGTAAAGCGGATTGCTAggttgctgtttattttatagCATTTCCTCATCACAGGTCCTCCTCAGTTTCTCGAGAAGTCTACAAAAATCATCCGTCCCTCTTCTCTTGAGAACATAACCTTC
Encoded proteins:
- the LOC112569432 gene encoding uncharacterized protein LOC112569432, with the translated sequence MTMLTEHSISVMRELNKIFCLLLLFLLLQKTVLATNCVNETFTEVRTEWEYSFANISYRYNITEGSVYSDKFDLLFEVCEGQETTLHCTFFWRKQSKNPIVFRTLISGNETICFARQIDDISTSVTTYEIQISQLVRRPLTFFKLSITDENNKADVLRLICVEVLYPPRITSLTVDDHEVNGDYLIQKDQEVIVTCLFDKGNPPVPVRLLNKHEKHLSSSKDSGQVSISVVVRCEDEWPMVLCKSDDSEYKRFVSFLVRCPPQFLEKSTKIIRPSSLENITFLVKTHTAIVDECLLTSQFLKEDETRKVNCTLSGNTPNLHLHLHLTNITQGSWILTLRNEVGSANTSLFIADVSSK